The Luteolibacter arcticus genome has a window encoding:
- a CDS encoding DUF3108 domain-containing protein translates to MKPVALLIALSLPALADWKTEVTPAKLGPHPKLAPQEFDYRLSWNGMVDAGKLTFTFGKQDPKFPSDFVSRVTGGSTGVASKLYKNDIAVISRLDPATLKPRACVGVQDEGKEVVTTRSTWAGTQVSSEHVTRVAKTGAETKVDSQFLFTPVHDVFSAMLHVRSHKLANGDKLVLPLMPFNRPYLARIEVLGREKFANRDTIKLSVSLQKIEPKTKTLLPYKKMKSTTLWLSDDANRIPVELRSEVFIGDVRMTLSGARKL, encoded by the coding sequence ATGAAACCCGTCGCTCTCCTTATCGCCCTCTCCCTGCCGGCACTCGCCGACTGGAAAACCGAAGTCACGCCGGCAAAGCTGGGGCCGCATCCCAAGCTCGCTCCGCAGGAATTCGACTACCGGCTTTCCTGGAACGGCATGGTGGACGCGGGAAAGCTCACCTTCACTTTCGGCAAGCAGGATCCGAAATTCCCCAGCGACTTCGTTTCCCGGGTCACGGGGGGGAGCACGGGCGTCGCCTCCAAGCTCTATAAGAATGACATCGCCGTGATCTCCCGGCTCGATCCCGCGACGCTGAAGCCGCGGGCCTGCGTCGGCGTGCAGGATGAGGGCAAGGAAGTCGTCACTACCCGCAGCACTTGGGCGGGCACCCAGGTATCGAGCGAACACGTGACAAGGGTGGCCAAGACCGGGGCGGAGACGAAGGTGGACAGCCAATTCCTCTTCACGCCGGTTCATGACGTCTTCTCGGCGATGCTCCACGTCCGCAGCCACAAGCTGGCGAACGGCGACAAGCTGGTCTTGCCGCTGATGCCCTTCAACCGCCCCTATTTGGCGCGGATCGAGGTGCTGGGGCGGGAGAAATTCGCCAACCGCGACACGATCAAACTGTCCGTCTCCCTCCAGAAGATCGAGCCGAAGACCAAGACGCTGCTGCCCTACAAGAAAATGAAGAGCACCACCCTATGGCTATCCGACGACGCCAACCGCATCCCGGTCGAACTCCGCTCGGAGGTTTTCATCGGCGACGTGCGGATGACGCTGTCGGGGGCTCGAAAGCTGTAA
- the ilvD gene encoding dihydroxy-acid dehydratase — protein sequence MSAPTRPFSSIMLDGPDRAPSRAMLYAVGFQKEDFSKPHIGIASTWSEVTPCNVHIDRLAKESAKGADAAGGKAVIFNTITISDGISMGTEGMKYSLVSREVIADSIETVVGCEGMDGFVAIGGCDKNMPACVMAMARMNRPSVFVYGGTILPGCATLKGELKELDIVSVFEAVGKHASGEYSDEELETVESCAIPGEGSCGGMYTANTMASAIEALGMSLPNSSAQAAVSDDKMQDCFDAGAAVLNMIQLGIKPRDIMTRKAFENAITVVIALGGSTNAVLHLLAMAHAAEVELSIDDFTEIGKRVPLLADLRPSGKYSMAALVQIGGTVPLLRILLEAGLLHGDCLTVTGKTLAQNLANSKIFYPAGQEIIRPLDNPIKKDSHLRILYGNLAPGGAVAKITGKEGELFTGRARVFDSEDEAMKAILAGEIVEGDVIVIRREGPKGGPGMREMLGPTSAIMGLGLGKKVALVTDGRFSGGSHGFVVGHITPEAHDGGPIGLLVDGDIITIDAVNNKLSVDLDDSALKARRENWTQPAPRYTRGVLAKYAKLTTSASEGAVTDKYL from the coding sequence ATGTCCGCTCCGACCCGCCCCTTTTCCTCGATCATGCTCGACGGCCCTGACCGCGCGCCTTCGCGGGCGATGCTCTACGCCGTTGGCTTCCAGAAGGAAGACTTCTCCAAGCCGCACATCGGTATCGCCTCCACCTGGTCGGAGGTCACCCCGTGCAACGTCCACATCGACCGCCTCGCCAAGGAGTCCGCCAAAGGTGCTGATGCCGCCGGCGGCAAGGCCGTCATTTTCAACACCATCACCATCTCGGATGGCATTTCGATGGGCACCGAGGGGATGAAGTACTCGCTCGTCTCCCGCGAGGTGATCGCCGACTCGATCGAGACCGTGGTCGGCTGCGAGGGCATGGACGGCTTCGTCGCCATCGGCGGCTGCGACAAGAACATGCCCGCCTGCGTGATGGCGATGGCGCGGATGAACCGCCCGTCGGTCTTCGTCTATGGCGGCACCATCCTGCCCGGCTGCGCGACGCTCAAGGGCGAGCTCAAGGAACTCGATATCGTCTCCGTTTTCGAAGCGGTCGGAAAGCACGCCTCCGGGGAATACTCCGATGAAGAGCTCGAGACCGTCGAATCCTGCGCCATCCCCGGAGAGGGCTCCTGCGGCGGCATGTACACCGCCAATACCATGGCCTCAGCCATCGAGGCGCTCGGCATGTCGCTCCCGAACTCCTCGGCCCAAGCCGCGGTGTCGGACGACAAGATGCAGGACTGCTTCGACGCCGGTGCCGCCGTGCTGAACATGATCCAGCTTGGCATCAAGCCGCGCGACATCATGACCCGCAAGGCCTTCGAGAACGCCATCACCGTCGTGATCGCGCTCGGCGGATCGACCAATGCGGTGCTTCACCTGCTCGCCATGGCCCACGCGGCCGAGGTGGAGTTGTCGATCGACGACTTCACCGAGATCGGCAAGCGCGTCCCGCTCCTGGCCGACCTGCGACCCTCCGGCAAGTACTCGATGGCCGCGCTGGTTCAGATCGGCGGCACCGTCCCCTTGCTTCGCATCCTGCTGGAAGCCGGCCTGCTCCACGGCGACTGCCTCACCGTGACTGGCAAGACCCTCGCCCAGAACCTCGCCAATTCGAAAATCTTCTACCCGGCGGGCCAGGAAATCATCCGCCCGCTCGACAACCCGATCAAGAAGGACAGCCACCTGCGCATCCTCTACGGCAACCTCGCCCCCGGCGGAGCGGTGGCCAAGATCACCGGCAAGGAAGGCGAACTCTTCACCGGTCGCGCCCGCGTCTTCGACTCCGAGGATGAAGCCATGAAGGCCATCCTCGCCGGCGAGATCGTTGAGGGCGATGTGATCGTCATCCGCCGCGAAGGGCCCAAGGGCGGCCCCGGCATGCGCGAAATGCTCGGGCCCACCAGTGCCATCATGGGACTGGGCCTCGGCAAGAAGGTCGCGCTCGTCACCGACGGTCGTTTCTCCGGCGGCAGCCACGGCTTCGTCGTCGGCCACATCACCCCGGAAGCCCACGACGGCGGCCCGATCGGCCTGCTTGTGGATGGCGACATCATCACCATCGACGCCGTGAACAACAAGCTGTCCGTGGATCTCGATGACTCGGCGCTCAAAGCCCGCCGTGAGAACTGGACCCAGCCCGCCCCCCGCTACACCCGCGGCGTGCTAGCGAAATACGCGAAGCTCACGACCAGCGCCAGCGAGGGTGCCGTGACCGACAAGTATCTTTGA
- a CDS encoding CHAT domain-containing protein, with protein sequence MTSPLRPLTFLLTLGIAAAAELDGALETNDLAAAEAELEALVADWETAWQKSRSAADAVESGRALQALGIIERQAGKADEALPHLQSAVERLATDTPAGQADALEALALTVQDLGQAAEAEKHLRQVIELRPEGAERLQGLDHLALTLLAQGKYAEAGGLFRQTLDATPAEDAESRARRLGQLGRYFHVLGSHAKAADTFREALALDVPNPELRLSLSSQLALSNLRLGKTEEARKEMEDAVQQASELYESAPFRIVPFLNNLGALDLSLGNAANARTSFAKAVELLEKSFGKDHPSLITPLNNLGSAEQAEGNYQNAETSLRRAAALQEKHLPKVHLQTAETARNLARNALLSGNPDAPAEIDRATSLGIAVLDDLIVHGSEQERLNFLQRHDLVSLPCATGDAPRIANVLLATKARLFDAMLAGGKAATVPGWQAVQKSLPPGTALVDACRFTATDDEEEHYGAIILLPEGSPKWVPLGSGEDLQRWLAAFRDRLAWRATSLAGKNTPPPALKLRGILRSLHQKFWEPIARELPEGTQHVAFSPDGALHFLPLPALMDEGMQPLCSRFLQVATLTSGRDLLNPPASTKLSGAPWELLGVSEFPKSTAPADGNRLLEMLAGLDDMPGTADEMDRLEKLAPRDSRFLRNDQANERALASITKAPAVLHLGCHAFFLADDLSPATALDFDERADLLHAGGLLLHGAALRKADSPLFAPDDDLLYPAEVAKLPLQGTRLVTLSSCESGAGTAVSGEGLLGLRRGFALAGAREVVVALWPVSDRSTPAFMERFYQLALASDRPAQALWQCQREFLTRTTSDDDFEAAVLRYAPFVLSQNTPLITGQEIVAAPTKPGLPWKRLALGLPLLLFLAARLFKRKAA encoded by the coding sequence ATGACCTCCCCTCTCCGTCCCCTCACCTTCCTGCTGACGCTCGGCATTGCAGCGGCGGCGGAACTCGACGGGGCGCTTGAGACGAACGATCTCGCAGCCGCCGAGGCAGAGCTCGAAGCGCTGGTCGCCGATTGGGAAACAGCCTGGCAGAAAAGTCGGTCGGCTGCCGATGCGGTCGAGTCCGGTCGCGCGCTACAAGCCTTGGGGATCATCGAGCGGCAAGCGGGCAAGGCGGACGAAGCCCTGCCCCACCTTCAAAGCGCCGTCGAAAGGCTCGCGACCGACACCCCGGCAGGGCAGGCAGACGCGCTCGAAGCGCTGGCCCTGACCGTGCAGGACCTCGGGCAAGCGGCGGAGGCCGAGAAACATCTCCGGCAAGTGATCGAACTCCGTCCCGAAGGAGCGGAGCGGCTGCAAGGGCTGGATCACCTCGCGCTCACCTTGCTAGCCCAAGGCAAATACGCCGAAGCGGGCGGGCTATTCCGGCAGACGCTCGATGCCACGCCCGCGGAAGACGCCGAGTCGCGAGCCCGCCGGCTCGGCCAGCTCGGCCGCTACTTCCACGTGCTCGGCAGCCACGCCAAGGCGGCGGACACCTTCCGCGAGGCACTCGCCCTCGACGTTCCAAATCCCGAGCTGCGGCTCTCGCTTTCAAGCCAGCTCGCGCTTTCGAACCTCCGGCTGGGAAAGACCGAGGAAGCCCGCAAGGAGATGGAGGACGCCGTCCAACAAGCGAGCGAACTCTACGAGAGCGCCCCGTTCCGCATCGTCCCCTTTCTCAACAACCTTGGCGCACTCGACCTTTCCTTGGGCAACGCCGCCAACGCACGGACCTCCTTCGCCAAGGCGGTGGAGCTGCTCGAAAAATCCTTCGGGAAAGATCATCCCTCGCTGATCACCCCGCTCAACAACCTCGGCTCGGCGGAACAAGCGGAAGGAAACTACCAGAACGCAGAGACTTCCCTGCGTCGCGCCGCGGCCCTGCAAGAAAAGCACTTGCCGAAGGTCCACCTGCAAACCGCGGAGACGGCCCGCAATCTAGCCCGCAATGCACTGCTTTCTGGCAACCCGGACGCCCCCGCGGAGATCGATCGCGCCACCTCGCTCGGCATTGCCGTGCTCGACGATCTCATCGTCCACGGCAGCGAACAGGAGCGCCTGAATTTCCTCCAGCGCCACGACCTCGTCTCGCTGCCCTGCGCGACCGGCGACGCGCCGCGGATCGCGAACGTGCTGCTGGCCACCAAGGCGCGGCTATTCGATGCCATGCTGGCCGGCGGAAAGGCCGCCACGGTGCCCGGCTGGCAAGCGGTCCAGAAGTCACTGCCGCCCGGCACCGCCTTGGTCGATGCCTGCCGCTTCACCGCCACCGATGATGAGGAAGAGCACTACGGAGCCATCATACTGCTGCCGGAGGGCTCGCCGAAATGGGTGCCGCTCGGCAGCGGGGAGGATCTCCAGCGCTGGCTCGCCGCCTTCCGCGACCGCCTCGCATGGCGGGCCACTTCGTTGGCCGGGAAGAACACCCCGCCACCGGCGCTCAAGCTGCGCGGCATCCTGCGCTCGCTTCACCAGAAATTCTGGGAACCAATCGCCCGTGAACTCCCGGAGGGCACCCAGCACGTCGCCTTCTCGCCGGATGGTGCACTGCATTTCCTGCCGCTGCCCGCGCTGATGGATGAAGGCATGCAGCCGCTGTGCTCCCGCTTTCTCCAAGTGGCCACGCTGACCAGCGGCCGTGACCTGCTGAATCCACCCGCCTCCACCAAGCTGTCAGGCGCGCCGTGGGAACTACTAGGAGTCTCGGAGTTCCCGAAATCCACCGCACCGGCCGACGGCAACCGATTGTTAGAAATGCTGGCCGGGCTCGATGACATGCCGGGTACGGCGGATGAAATGGACCGGCTCGAAAAGCTCGCCCCTCGAGATTCGCGGTTTCTACGGAACGACCAGGCCAACGAGCGCGCGCTTGCGTCCATCACAAAGGCCCCCGCCGTGTTGCACCTCGGCTGCCACGCGTTCTTCCTTGCGGACGACCTTTCGCCGGCCACCGCGCTCGACTTCGACGAACGCGCGGACCTGCTCCACGCCGGCGGGCTGCTGCTCCACGGTGCCGCGCTACGGAAGGCCGATAGCCCGCTGTTCGCACCGGACGATGACCTGCTCTACCCCGCCGAGGTCGCCAAGCTGCCACTGCAAGGCACCCGCCTGGTCACCCTCTCCTCCTGCGAATCCGGCGCCGGCACCGCAGTCTCCGGCGAAGGCCTGTTAGGCCTGCGCCGCGGCTTCGCCCTCGCCGGCGCCCGCGAAGTCGTGGTCGCCCTGTGGCCGGTCTCCGATCGCTCGACGCCAGCCTTCATGGAGCGCTTCTATCAGCTCGCGCTGGCTTCCGACCGCCCGGCACAGGCGCTGTGGCAATGCCAGCGCGAGTTCCTCACCAGGACCACGAGCGACGACGACTTCGAGGCCGCGGTGCTGCGCTACGCTCCCTTCGTGCTGAGCCAAAACACGCCGCTCATCACCGGCCAGGAAATCGTGGCCGCACCCACCAAGCCCGGCCTGCCGTGGAAACGTCTCGCACTCGGGCTGCCGCTGCTGCTCTTCCTCGCCGCCCGCTTGTTCAAGAGAAAGGCGGCCTAG
- a CDS encoding LamG-like jellyroll fold domain-containing protein: MKKIPLKFPGLALALLIATQGASRAELVARWSMNEGSGTIADSSGNNLTGTPTALAVTNNALVYGQSSVAAGSYGAITVTPADAAKFGSSIQFIRAGSGMFQIGNPAVIGNLASAGPAGAFTVMGWVNASIASSTNQRIFATGPSNGWGVGLSNVNQVIYTAFGVVDRRSTTPPSANNVWQHVAYVWNAGAIEVFVNGTSKFTATAGFNNETSTQFGIGGNGNGGDHFNGRMDELKIFNTALTASEIVAAAVPPAVSGPLLAAAPTINFNNNGAPQVFSIPFSNESSTDTLTVTSVTRSGVDEAFFTVDDFPESVAPGGTGSVEVAFSPASSGPYQIALQIASNDAVSPSRTVTMNVTVSDPIVAASTARVDFGDLAANPGPQTMAVTLTNQGGATPLLVFGVSFLGQGGNGLSIVSSPESIAPGESGQVVIGFDPASATGSFGDLLSIETNATNTPILTLPVVAKVAIDAAETPVTVVNAGFNAGGWNSVTGTSPQGWTNSLAATNGGGLYGQDGALTPGLTSVAAHFQSVLGYYEQNLSAGNAGLTAGKVDAITVAFDRLYRNDAVVNGHAMLRVSLWDKTNDVELAGRDLVFENPGLQTGNTFTPVALSLAYDASTLDAEEIALRITRIPPLVVGVNINQATLVIDNVSVAVDGEWEPADGYASWTVATGLDGTPGKENGVADDPDKDGVLNFDEFAFGGNPLSGGSGVLSAAAPADTTGDLQRELILTVAVRADAEFSNSPSPVGLAVGATYAIQGSFDLVGFDALVEGPLAEPVISATLPAVPPTGYKYVSFRLGGSNGLPSKGFLRASATGN; this comes from the coding sequence ATGAAAAAAATACCTCTGAAATTCCCCGGCTTAGCGCTGGCCCTGCTGATCGCGACACAAGGCGCTTCACGAGCGGAGCTCGTGGCGCGTTGGAGCATGAATGAAGGAAGCGGAACGATCGCCGATTCCTCGGGCAACAACCTAACAGGAACCCCCACGGCCCTCGCCGTCACGAACAACGCCTTGGTCTACGGGCAGTCTTCGGTGGCAGCCGGCAGCTATGGGGCGATCACGGTGACCCCTGCCGACGCGGCGAAGTTCGGCTCCTCGATCCAATTCATCCGGGCCGGGAGCGGGATGTTCCAGATTGGCAATCCGGCGGTGATCGGAAATCTCGCGAGCGCGGGACCGGCAGGCGCTTTCACGGTGATGGGCTGGGTCAATGCCAGCATCGCCTCGAGCACCAACCAACGGATCTTCGCAACCGGTCCGTCAAACGGCTGGGGCGTGGGGCTCTCGAACGTGAATCAAGTGATCTACACTGCGTTCGGCGTGGTGGATCGCCGGTCGACTACTCCACCTTCGGCGAACAACGTGTGGCAACACGTGGCCTACGTTTGGAATGCCGGTGCGATCGAGGTGTTCGTCAACGGCACTTCGAAGTTCACCGCTACGGCAGGCTTCAACAACGAAACCAGCACCCAGTTCGGGATCGGCGGCAACGGTAACGGCGGCGACCACTTCAACGGGCGGATGGACGAGTTGAAGATCTTCAACACCGCGCTGACCGCGTCCGAAATTGTAGCCGCGGCGGTGCCGCCGGCGGTGAGCGGCCCGCTGCTGGCCGCCGCGCCGACGATCAATTTCAACAACAACGGAGCGCCGCAGGTTTTCAGCATTCCCTTCTCCAATGAGAGCAGCACCGACACCCTGACGGTGACGTCAGTCACGCGGAGCGGAGTGGACGAGGCGTTTTTCACCGTGGATGATTTCCCGGAATCCGTGGCTCCCGGGGGAACCGGCAGCGTGGAGGTGGCCTTCAGTCCCGCCAGCAGTGGACCGTATCAAATCGCGCTGCAGATCGCATCGAATGACGCGGTCTCGCCGTCGCGAACGGTCACCATGAACGTCACTGTCTCCGACCCGATCGTCGCGGCGTCGACGGCTCGTGTGGATTTCGGCGACTTGGCGGCGAATCCAGGCCCGCAGACGATGGCGGTCACACTGACGAACCAAGGCGGGGCGACTCCGCTGCTTGTCTTCGGTGTGTCGTTCCTGGGCCAGGGAGGAAACGGCCTCTCCATCGTGTCGTCCCCGGAGAGCATTGCACCGGGCGAAAGCGGCCAAGTCGTGATTGGCTTCGATCCGGCAAGTGCGACCGGGAGCTTCGGCGATTTGTTGAGCATCGAGACGAACGCGACCAACACTCCCATCCTGACGCTGCCGGTGGTGGCGAAGGTCGCGATCGATGCGGCTGAAACGCCGGTCACCGTGGTGAACGCCGGCTTCAATGCGGGCGGATGGAACTCGGTCACCGGCACCTCGCCGCAAGGTTGGACGAACTCGCTCGCCGCAACGAACGGCGGTGGCCTCTATGGGCAGGATGGTGCATTGACGCCCGGCCTGACGAGCGTCGCCGCTCACTTCCAATCCGTCCTCGGCTACTACGAGCAGAATCTGAGTGCCGGTAATGCGGGGCTCACTGCGGGCAAGGTGGATGCCATCACGGTGGCCTTCGACCGACTCTATCGCAATGACGCGGTGGTGAACGGTCATGCGATGCTCCGTGTCTCGCTGTGGGACAAGACGAACGACGTGGAACTCGCGGGGCGCGATCTGGTCTTCGAGAATCCCGGGCTACAGACGGGCAACACCTTTACTCCCGTGGCATTGAGCCTCGCCTATGATGCCTCGACCCTTGACGCCGAGGAGATCGCGCTGCGCATCACCCGCATTCCGCCGCTGGTCGTCGGCGTCAATATCAACCAGGCCACGCTGGTCATCGACAACGTGAGCGTGGCCGTGGACGGCGAATGGGAGCCAGCGGATGGCTATGCAAGCTGGACCGTGGCAACCGGCCTGGACGGTACCCCGGGCAAGGAGAACGGCGTTGCCGATGATCCGGACAAGGACGGAGTGTTGAACTTCGACGAGTTTGCCTTCGGCGGCAATCCGCTGTCGGGCGGCTCGGGAGTCCTGAGTGCCGCTGCTCCCGCCGACACCACCGGGGATTTGCAACGGGAGCTGATCCTGACCGTCGCAGTGCGGGCTGATGCGGAATTCTCTAACAGCCCGTCGCCCGTGGGCCTGGCCGTTGGAGCGACCTATGCCATCCAGGGAAGCTTCGATCTGGTGGGATTCGATGCGTTGGTGGAGGGCCCGCTCGCGGAGCCCGTCATTTCGGCGACGCTGCCGGCCGTTCCGCCGACGGGTTACAAGTATGTCTCTTTCCGCTTGGGCGGATCGAATGGCTTGCCCAGCAAGGGTTTCCTGCGCGCGAGTGCGACAGGGAATTGA
- a CDS encoding FecR family protein: MTPSPELRKLIDQMLADGGLGKVETSRLEELLKDREALRYYTEVMAQESMMAEALEGIEGAEKTVRFPVRALALAAAACVVFGVGFFSGREHGEPPPAVVKSLGVQVTGLMGVEWEEGGAPDFPAAGRVAFRSGLVELTYASGVRVTLEGPADFSVINPASGSLANGKLVAYVPPGAEGFTVDYAQGKVVDLGTEFAMDVAGARAEVGVFDGEVKLHLPGDEPWSLFQDQAVVHHGVGKMGLTAVPLDREKFVRRMPARDFRWEVTSHGSREVEFDVTHLIWKPSDYRAIFKWMEGRDAIVVRNLELRRDGKVVASDLHEGVTGNLRLVRDNVFSLDVKPGDFKRGRWTLHATIDTYPREGALAGENSPVASVGLLQFEEGLVSKATAEDFIGKWSYHHLGSHYVREFHADRRLELFVNDKLQPEAFPGFRWEVEGGVLKIGVPKMANVYERHALRDRDTLIFMSNHYGTATRVTEK; this comes from the coding sequence ATGACACCGAGCCCTGAATTGCGGAAATTGATCGATCAGATGCTGGCAGACGGCGGTCTGGGCAAGGTCGAGACGAGCCGGCTTGAAGAGCTGCTTAAGGACCGCGAGGCGCTGCGCTACTACACCGAGGTGATGGCCCAGGAGTCGATGATGGCCGAGGCGCTGGAAGGGATCGAAGGGGCGGAGAAAACGGTCCGTTTTCCGGTCCGGGCGCTGGCACTGGCCGCGGCGGCTTGTGTGGTTTTCGGAGTGGGATTCTTCAGCGGCCGGGAACATGGCGAGCCTCCGCCAGCGGTGGTGAAAAGCCTGGGTGTGCAAGTGACCGGCCTGATGGGTGTGGAGTGGGAGGAAGGCGGCGCGCCGGACTTCCCGGCGGCGGGGCGCGTGGCCTTCCGCTCGGGTCTGGTGGAGCTGACATATGCGAGCGGGGTGCGGGTGACCTTGGAGGGCCCGGCGGACTTCTCGGTGATCAATCCCGCCTCGGGCAGTCTGGCGAATGGCAAGCTGGTGGCCTACGTCCCGCCCGGGGCGGAGGGATTCACGGTCGACTATGCGCAGGGAAAAGTCGTCGATCTGGGCACGGAGTTCGCGATGGATGTTGCGGGAGCGAGGGCGGAAGTGGGGGTCTTCGACGGAGAGGTCAAATTGCATCTGCCGGGCGACGAGCCGTGGTCCTTGTTCCAGGATCAAGCGGTGGTCCATCACGGGGTAGGGAAGATGGGGCTGACGGCGGTGCCGCTGGACCGCGAGAAATTCGTGCGCCGGATGCCGGCCCGGGACTTTCGCTGGGAGGTGACCTCGCACGGCTCGCGGGAGGTGGAATTCGACGTGACGCACCTGATCTGGAAGCCGTCGGATTACCGGGCGATCTTCAAGTGGATGGAAGGGCGCGACGCGATCGTGGTCCGCAATCTGGAACTGCGGCGTGACGGCAAAGTGGTCGCCAGCGATTTGCACGAGGGCGTCACCGGGAACCTGCGGCTGGTGCGGGACAATGTCTTCAGCCTGGATGTGAAGCCTGGCGATTTCAAACGAGGGCGCTGGACCTTGCACGCGACCATCGACACGTATCCGCGTGAAGGCGCATTGGCGGGGGAAAACTCTCCAGTGGCGAGCGTCGGTCTTCTTCAGTTCGAGGAAGGCCTTGTCTCCAAGGCGACTGCGGAGGACTTCATCGGAAAGTGGAGTTACCACCATCTCGGCAGCCACTATGTCCGCGAATTTCATGCGGATCGACGGCTGGAATTGTTTGTGAACGACAAGCTACAACCCGAGGCGTTTCCCGGGTTTCGGTGGGAGGTCGAGGGCGGGGTGCTAAAGATCGGGGTGCCGAAAATGGCGAATGTCTACGAACGCCATGCGCTGCGTGACCGGGACACGCTCATTTTCATGAGCAATCACTACGGCACCGCGACAAGGGTGACGGAGAAGTAA
- a CDS encoding sigma-70 family RNA polymerase sigma factor: MMSRSESWEDPQDDSAFAAEIDSLRSALRGYVMSILPHHSACDDVVQETSVFLWERRHERDDTTNLKAWAFKVAWFKAMAWRRDRQREKTVNFSEDTLHEIAAAAESVAEDAAERLQALRSCLSRLAPEDVRLLQLRYVESGSLAGHAREQRMKPSRVQKTISRLRLALRHCIETKLSRA; the protein is encoded by the coding sequence ATGATGTCGCGCTCCGAGTCTTGGGAAGACCCGCAGGACGACTCCGCTTTCGCAGCGGAGATCGATTCGCTGCGGTCGGCCCTGCGCGGCTACGTCATGAGCATCCTGCCCCACCACTCGGCTTGCGATGATGTGGTGCAGGAAACGAGCGTCTTCCTGTGGGAGCGCCGGCACGAGCGCGACGATACGACCAATCTCAAGGCCTGGGCTTTCAAGGTGGCGTGGTTCAAGGCGATGGCATGGCGGCGCGACCGGCAGCGGGAGAAGACGGTGAATTTCTCCGAAGACACGCTGCACGAGATCGCCGCGGCGGCGGAAAGCGTGGCGGAGGATGCGGCCGAGCGCTTGCAGGCGCTCCGCTCGTGCTTGTCGCGACTGGCTCCGGAGGATGTGCGGCTGCTACAGCTCCGCTACGTCGAGAGCGGCTCGCTGGCCGGGCACGCGCGCGAACAGCGGATGAAGCCGAGCCGCGTCCAGAAGACCATTTCCCGTCTGCGGCTGGCACTGCGCCACTGCATCGAAACGAAACTTTCCCGAGCATGA
- the argB gene encoding acetylglutamate kinase — protein MSLQHPIEKAESLIEALPYLQAFRGKTFLIKMGGSAMEDPDLVAKVMRDIVFLEVAGINPIVVHGGGKAISAAMKEAGLDAEFVGGFRVTSDQAISIVEKVLSNEINPGLVRMIRDLGGKAVGIAGTDVFLGEKMHATGKDGERVDLGRVGEVVGCQLGQMDAAHRAGIVPVISPLAAELATGRPLNINADLAAAALAKELRVAKLVYLSDVPGLMQDPTKPETLIKSVSRAQADDLMADGTISGGMIPKVKSAVDALNAGVRKVHFIDGRLPHALLLEIFTHGGIGTEVTR, from the coding sequence ATGTCGCTCCAGCATCCCATTGAAAAAGCCGAGTCGTTGATCGAAGCGCTGCCGTATCTGCAGGCCTTTCGCGGCAAGACCTTCCTGATCAAGATGGGCGGCTCGGCGATGGAGGATCCGGACCTCGTCGCCAAGGTCATGCGCGACATCGTCTTCCTCGAGGTAGCGGGCATCAACCCGATCGTCGTTCACGGCGGCGGCAAGGCGATCTCGGCGGCGATGAAGGAGGCGGGACTCGATGCCGAATTCGTCGGTGGCTTCCGCGTGACCTCGGACCAGGCGATTTCCATCGTGGAGAAGGTGCTCTCGAACGAGATCAATCCCGGCCTGGTCCGCATGATCCGCGACCTCGGCGGCAAGGCCGTGGGCATCGCCGGCACCGATGTCTTCCTCGGCGAGAAGATGCATGCCACCGGCAAGGACGGCGAACGCGTCGACCTTGGTCGGGTGGGGGAGGTGGTCGGCTGCCAGCTCGGCCAGATGGATGCCGCCCATCGTGCGGGCATCGTGCCGGTCATTTCGCCGCTCGCCGCTGAACTCGCCACGGGCCGTCCGCTCAATATCAACGCCGACCTTGCCGCCGCCGCGCTCGCGAAGGAGCTGCGCGTTGCCAAGCTGGTCTACCTTTCCGATGTCCCCGGGCTGATGCAGGACCCGACGAAGCCCGAGACGCTGATCAAGTCGGTGAGCCGCGCGCAGGCCGACGATCTGATGGCCGACGGCACCATCTCCGGCGGGATGATTCCGAAGGTGAAGAGCGCGGTCGATGCCCTGAACGCCGGCGTGCGCAAGGTCCACTTCATCGATGGACGCCTGCCACACGCGCTCCTGCTGGAGATCTTTACCCACGGCGGCATCGGCACCGAGGTGACGCGCTGA